The following coding sequences lie in one Gorilla gorilla gorilla isolate KB3781 chromosome 5, NHGRI_mGorGor1-v2.1_pri, whole genome shotgun sequence genomic window:
- the LOC101152035 gene encoding glutathione S-transferase A3 isoform X2, with translation MFQQVPMVEIDGMKLVQTRAILNYIASKYNLYGKDIKERALIDMYTEGMADLNEMILLLPLCRPEEKDAKIALIKEKTKSRYFPAFEKVLQSHGQDYLVGNKLSRADISLVELLYYVEELDSSLISSFSLLKALKTRISNLPTVKKFLQPGSPRKPPTDAKALEEARKIFRF, from the exons ATGTTCCAGCAAGTACCAATGGTTGAGATTGATGGGATGAAGTTGGTACAGACCAGAGCCATTCTCAACTACATTGCCAGCAAATACAACCTCTACGGGAAAGACATAAAGGAGAGAGCCCT AATTGATATGTATACAGAAGGTATGGCAGATTTGAATGAAATGATCCTTCTTCTGCCCTTATGTCGACCTGAGGAAAAAGATGCCAAGATTGCCTTgatcaaagagaaaacaaaaagtcgCTATTTCCCTGCCTTCGAAAAA GTGTTACAGAGCCATGGACAAGACTACCTTGTTGGCAACAAGCTGAGCCGGGCTGACATTAGCCTGGTGGAACTTCTCTACTATGTGGAAGAGCTTGACTCCAGCCTTATCTCCAGCTTCTCTCTGCTGAAG GCCCTGAAAACCAGAATCAGCAACCTGCCCACGGTGAAGAAGTTTCTACAGCCTGGTAGCCCAAGGAAGCCTCCCACAGATGCAAAAGCTTTAGAAGAAGCCAGAAAGATTTTCAGGTTTTAA
- the LOC101152035 gene encoding glutathione S-transferase A3 isoform X1: MAGKPKLHYFNGRGRMEPIRWLLAAAGVEFEEKFIGSAEDLEKLRNDGSLMFQQVPMVEIDGMKLVQTRAILNYIASKYNLYGKDIKERALIDMYTEGMADLNEMILLLPLCRPEEKDAKIALIKEKTKSRYFPAFEKVLQSHGQDYLVGNKLSRADISLVELLYYVEELDSSLISSFSLLKALKTRISNLPTVKKFLQPGSPRKPPTDAKALEEARKIFRF, translated from the exons ATGGCAGGGAAGCCCAAGCTTCACTACTTCAATGGACGGGGCAGAATGGAGCCCATCCGGTGGCTCTTGGCTGCAGCTGGAGTGGAG tttgaagagaaatttatagGATCTGCAGAAGATTTGGAAAAGTTAAGAAATG aTGGGAGTTTGATGTTCCAGCAAGTACCAATGGTTGAGATTGATGGGATGAAGTTGGTACAGACCAGAGCCATTCTCAACTACATTGCCAGCAAATACAACCTCTACGGGAAAGACATAAAGGAGAGAGCCCT AATTGATATGTATACAGAAGGTATGGCAGATTTGAATGAAATGATCCTTCTTCTGCCCTTATGTCGACCTGAGGAAAAAGATGCCAAGATTGCCTTgatcaaagagaaaacaaaaagtcgCTATTTCCCTGCCTTCGAAAAA GTGTTACAGAGCCATGGACAAGACTACCTTGTTGGCAACAAGCTGAGCCGGGCTGACATTAGCCTGGTGGAACTTCTCTACTATGTGGAAGAGCTTGACTCCAGCCTTATCTCCAGCTTCTCTCTGCTGAAG GCCCTGAAAACCAGAATCAGCAACCTGCCCACGGTGAAGAAGTTTCTACAGCCTGGTAGCCCAAGGAAGCCTCCCACAGATGCAAAAGCTTTAGAAGAAGCCAGAAAGATTTTCAGGTTTTAA